ACCTAACAGCCACATACACTtcagcctttataatattagtgtgatttggtGGGTTCTGCTTATTCCACTAATTACCTACTAAAGAGTTTTTAGATAgaatgggtacggtgacagtcgcctgtatgacgttcactATTAAGTATCGTGAATTGCAGCAAACTTTGaacagtgaaacgaactgtcacccgcaccatcctacatgaaataaaCTGTATAGTTCAACAAATTGGagacaatataatttaatacaataaagtATGCTTACCTTGGTCGTAACCGCCCCAACCAACGAAATAACACTCATCACCTACGTGAGGGTCTGCCAAGCAAGCGGAATATACGTTGGTATGCAGCCTTAGAGGACGTTTCCAGTGCTGTATtagaaacaatattaaatacaattttaaatttaatttcaatggtattggtacatttttaaattacctaatCTAAACAGGATGGATAATTTTTTAGTCTTTAAAAagggctacaatctcaccagacggtaagtgatgatgcaatctaagatgtaagcgggctaacttcttagcaGTAGGTGAAAATTCATACCCCTTTCGgccctttgggtttctacacgatatcttaacgctaaatcgctaggcagtatatctttgccagtagggtggtaactagccacggccgaagccaccagtcagacccggaccaattaaggaaatctcaatcaacccagccggggatcgaatccaagaCTTCagcttgtaaatcaaccgcgcataccactgcgctgtGACAATGATAGTCCAACGAGCATCCAATGAGTCCAACGGAGATCACcaggtggggagtcgaccaacattgcgctgtctagtgcggggtcgccattccagcaccgtgggaccccaaagtccatcggaaAAAATACATAGGTAGCTACTGTAACTAAATAAAGCTTACCAGTATAGCGAGATCGTTCGCTAGATCATCGGCACTAAACTGCGGATGAATGTGAATTGACGCCATTCGATGTTGTGATTGTGTTCTCTCTTTCAGCTTCCAAACACCTGCTACTGCCAAAATATCACCGGTTGCCTTTCTAAAAAATATCGCGAGTTTTATTCTACAAAATCTGAACTTTACTACAGGTTTTTTCATAATTACATACGATACAAAGTTGATttgcatattataaaacaaaagccTATCCGCTTATCTGTttgttttttcaatttataCGCTGATTGGGTTTTCATACGGTTTTCTTATGATGTGATTTATGGAGAAGGTTTTGGTACATAATTACCGTCTGATACTTTTCTTCTTTTCTATTGTAAGTAGATACTTAGTACCTACTACATTTATAATCTTGTCATCATATTctcaagttaaaattttaatgagacgcaatgaattataaaaatatcaaattcagtttagatattataattattattttaaattaaattaattaattaccagaTTGTGGATATACCtaccaaataaatacaaaactgtGGATGGATGGCGGTAATCAAAAGAGAAtggcaaataaatattttttgacacatAACAAAAAGACAAAGCGTCTATTAAAGTTACAGCTTAGTTGAtagcctccgtagcgcagtcgaatgcgcggtggatttacaagacggaggtcctgaattcaatccccggctggcccgatgaaggtttacttaattggtccaggtctggctggtcggccaaagaaaaaaaaagcttgccttccatattttaattcttttgtattttagCTATTTATTTCTATCTAAAAACTAGAACTAACCCATGGACACAGCTAGCTGCCGTCAACGCTGCTCGTGGATGCAAGATAGTCGCGTAGCACAAAATGTTGTCTGGACTCTTTGTCAACACAACTACTACGAGCCAAGGATCGCTTCGCCCCTCTGATGGTCCTTTGCCtttattatatcataaaatatcaATGAACTGCCCAATTGGGAAGACAAATCTATGCTAAATGCCTACTAATCTAATAAAAAGCTGATGACATttgctgaagagattgtttgtttgcttgaacgcgctaatgtcagtAACTAATggtctaatttaaaaaattctttcagtgttagatagcccatttatcgagaaaggctacgCCACGctgtttcacccacgtggtttctGTGTCCgtaggaatagggggataatagcttatagccttcttcgataaatgggctgtctaacactgaaagaatttttcaaatcggaccagtagttattGAAATTAGCgcgctcaaacaaacaaacacttcagcttaataatattagtatagatagtaaaaATGTAGATACCTGAAACGGAAGACTTCGTCACTCTCGTCTTACCACAATTTTTAAACACTTGTTGGTTAACATCAAATTCATCATCGTAATCAAAATCTACATTCGTTATAAAAGGAGATGTGTTTTCTATCGACTGTTCATCGTTTGTGTAGGATTTTTCAGTAGTGGGCTTTCTTGTGTGTTTGTCTTTGTTTTCGGCTAAATTTATTAGTTTGAACCCTTCCAATACGCGGAAATCTGGAGTTGAATGAAAATGAATAGTTTGACTTTCCGAAGTCCCCATTGAATCTTCAATTGCTGATGGAGTTATAGGTCGTTGTGGATGTCTTCGCTTGGAGGGGGTAGTTTTACGAGTGCCTGAAAACGACAGATTTTATAGATTATACAAGTCATtgatattattaggtattatattttttaggtatTGCATGAAATCAATATTACCAAATCGTGGATCTATTGTAGAATACCCAAATCCTTTGTCTTCTTCATCACTTTCTTCATCTATGCCATCAAATGAAAAtcctttgtttgtttttaatttccaGCTAGTTACTCGATCTTCGATATCAGAATAAAGTCCAGCTAAACCAGGTTTTGGTAATTCCGCTGCATAGTCCTCATCATAATCCTTTTTGTTTGCATTATTATTGAACTCTAAGTTTGGatttctagatttaagatttttaatattccaAAATGGATCGACATAATCATTTGGTCTTACGATTTTTTGAACGGGACTTGCACGAACTGTTGTAGTTACAAATTTTGCTGATTCTGTATtagaattatattttctttgtaacaAAGCATTTCTTTGCTTTAGAGCAGCGTTTAATTGTTTGTCTGGATCAGAACGTCTATACCGCTTATAAAATACGTTAGAGTTCTGAGGTTTTGATGAAGATAGGGGAATAACGCAACAAATTTTACACGTGTTAGATGGTATATTTTTCGGACAGGAACtgcaaataattttaaaataattataattaaaatgttattaatattttttttatttatagcttttGGAACAACACTTACCTTGGTGCATTTATGAATCCCTTTCGTACCAGACATTCATGTGGACTAACAAACGTACAGATGCTTTCTGTTTCAAtatctttcttttcttcttcaAACCATATTTTGTCGTTTAACACAATTTTAGGGCttctttgctttttattgaCTTCTATTGTTGAATTGGAATATTTTAAATCAGTCgtgaagttttttattttatcctcCCACGAATCTTCATTATCTAccggaaaaataaatttaaactcaTCTTTACCTTTCTTACTTGATTCTTCCCGTATGACAGGGGTCGCTAAAGGTTCcacattattttgtttaatagcttcattaatattattatttaaagaaatgtttgttttaaaaacatctTCTTTGCTTAATTTCGTGCGATCAACAAATACtataaaaggtaatattttgtTCTGAACTGTAAACTTATCATTGCTTTCTCTACCAGTTCTTTCACTGGAGTTCAACACATtgtctttaaataaaactttaacacTTTCATCAGTTTCCAATTCGCTGATTTCTTCAAATTTTGGTTGCGGCGGTTCAATGTTGTGCATCGCTGCGACCTTTTCATGTAGCCACCAAAATTCACCGTTTAACTGGCACAAAGCAGTTTTCGATAGCACAAGCGTAATAAAAACGAGCGAGAGCATTGCCGATAGGTTTTCGCGCGTTCacgttttaaatgtaaataggGACTACGCACAAAAGGTGATAGGTTGAATTTAAAAGCACAGGATGTTACATAGAGTATGTCTATTACCGagtgattttgataattatgcGGCTATTAGTTCGGTCGTTATGTTGTACGCGAATAATGTTTGACCCACTGTGCGTTGGTTCTGCGTGCAATCGTATGCATTGTAATGGACAATTAATTTGTGGTCAATTATCGGAATACGCtcataatatatgtaatatgtgACTTCACTTCTAGGTATAGTTGACCCAGTAAATGTTTCGCAATCACTATCTAGGTACCTAGATCTAGGTACCTATCtgtacaatttttattagttgTACTTAGGTAtaggtttatttatttcctattacagttttaaaataaagcgTTAATATAAAATGCAATGGGCCTGACTTTGTATGTAATAAGTTCAaagtagttattaaaaaaaaggttataaaaaactaatttataatttgatggtttacgcttttgttattatattaattgtatataatgagGTTATAAGTTTATATTTGTTCTTTAGATcttaaacaacaacaaatataaaagcttttttttttaaagttttttgcttttaatttaatttatataatatttacgttgacaataaataaaacaaatgttgtttttatggtaTTCCGGAACACCATCGGTTCATAGAGCTTTTTAACCCAGTCTGTGCAGTATTTTATTCTGTGCTTTTCTATCTTTGAGATGTATAGcactagcagatgccgcgcggtttcacccgtgtggttcctgttcccgtaggaatacggggataagatatagcctTGGGGATAGGGTAGCTTCCCAAAtgtggattttttttctaatcgggtcagtagtttcagagccacaacaaacaaacaaccaaatctttcgtctttataatattactatatataACCTATTATTTCAGTTTAAGTTTTTGTATTATTGAAGTTGActgtacaattttattatgaGTTCATCTGGGAAGGATAGatgactaaataaataaatattgacctACATATTTATGAATACACTCATATTCCAATAAATCATTATTAGAATAGGTATGTATATTAGTCAAGCCCTACTGACCTacataaaaccaaaaaaacatCCTACAAGGATATTTTAAGGTTAGATCTATAATAGGAAACTAATGTTAGTCATTGTTTagttaaattatcataatactaACTAAGTCAACTATTACATGTTCCGATGTTTATTTCAgttaatggtcttatagcggAAAGCTTCGatcaacatcttaagaagctttcacttaactgttggatcaagagtcggatacagaaggcagtgattcttgagacggcgcgtattgtgaggaggttcctcactccaGATCCCCAACCGCCGCAAACTCAGGCAGCCTAAAAACACTGGGTGTTGTTGATgttaatagccgatggacgtccactgctggacataggcctcttgcatggacctccaagcacaacggtctcgagccgccagcatccagcggctccctgcaaccagctcgatgtcttcggtccacctagtgggggatcgaccaacactgcgctttccggtgcgggtcgccattccagcaccttagaactccatcggctcttcaaactgtggcctgcccattgccacttcagctaggCGTCTCACTgatctatgtcagtgatttggttcgtctgcggatctcttcatttctgattcgatcacgcagagaaactccaagcatagctcgctccatcacccgctgagtgactttgagccttctaataaagcccatctcgtatacttataataaggaTCAATACCCGGCTACCTAGGTACTTAAATATTGCGGAATTCAGTTATGCAGATTCAgtattatttaacatttaaaagCATCAACGatataaagtttttaacttGTATATAGAGAATCTTTTAGCGAAGTTTTCATCTTAGACTCGATAGAAGTTAGGCACTTCAAAAACTTGTCGTGCTCTTCAAATTGATTTCGTTTGAAACTTTAACTGGAAACGCTAAGAACTGATAACTTCATTTTCTGTTCGCTTTGCTAAAAATACTTATACGGCATTAATTATGCTAAAAGGATTCGTTTTATCCTTGCTCGCCAAAAGTATACATAATCAATTACTGAAAAACTACTCGTATCTACGAGAACTTACTACCTATAATACAACCAAACTTACTATAGGTAAtagcaacaaacaaattagatatGAAGTTAGGGAAACACATgttaattaataacttatttattttaaatcatgtatttatagcttataaaatgttattcaaaatatattaaccagatctaattgttctaagcttactaatctttatttacttacattaatttaagaacaagtggattaaaaatattttcagatgTAAAATGACTGGCGATTTGTAccctaattttttatttatttttatttaattgagtaATTCTACGTTTCAAaaatctttgtaattttaattctttcattaaaGTTTTGTACATTTCCCAAAAAGGATCTCCTACGGAAAGTGCCAATTTTTTTCGGTTTATTATAGATTTTGTGTCACGTCGTGTAGCTCACCATTGCCACCGTCGCCAGCAATCTACtcgtaaaatagaaaaaatatgcAAATAATATTGAGAATAAACTATACGAGAGAAGGCCTGGCTATCATAATGATAGAAAAGTGAAATATCGTAGAACCCCATCCCCATCACAGATAGCAGTGTGGACCATACGAAAACCTATTCAAACACACACAAAAAGTCATCATCGGTACAGTCGTACTTCAGAGCGGACGTGCTAACAATACAAGTATATTTGCGTACTTGCCTACGGAAATAATCGaataataaaacagtaaataaatatgagatatgtaaataaatataaataatttgtttacgAGCATTCTACGCACGTTCGTTTGTAGGTCCATTTACTTTATATCTTTACAAAATAAACGTATTCAAATTGGTTGTTCAATACGTATCACAAAAGCTGGCGAAATGACGTGGAAGTAATTCAGTTATATTGATTGAGCCATTCCATAATGCGGTGCAATCAACAACTGGGCTGTAACCTGCTCAATGATGCTTTAAGGTAA
This sequence is a window from Bicyclus anynana chromosome 16, ilBicAnyn1.1, whole genome shotgun sequence. Protein-coding genes within it:
- the LOC112051306 gene encoding uncharacterized protein LOC112051306; protein product: MLSLVFITLVLSKTALCQLNGEFWWLHEKVAAMHNIEPPQPKFEEISELETDESVKVLFKDNVLNSSERTGRESNDKFTVQNKILPFIVFVDRTKLSKEDVFKTNISLNNNINEAIKQNNVEPLATPVIREESSKKGKDEFKFIFPVDNEDSWEDKIKNFTTDLKYSNSTIEVNKKQRSPKIVLNDKIWFEEEKKDIETESICTFVSPHECLVRKGFINAPSSCPKNIPSNTCKICCVIPLSSSKPQNSNVFYKRYRRSDPDKQLNAALKQRNALLQRKYNSNTESAKFVTTTVRASPVQKIVRPNDYVDPFWNIKNLKSRNPNLEFNNNANKKDYDEDYAAELPKPGLAGLYSDIEDRVTSWKLKTNKGFSFDGIDEESDEEDKGFGYSTIDPRFGTRKTTPSKRRHPQRPITPSAIEDSMGTSESQTIHFHSTPDFRVLEGFKLINLAENKDKHTRKPTTEKSYTNDEQSIENTSPFITNVDFDYDDEFDVNQQVFKNCGKTRVTKSSVSGKGPSEGRSDPWLVVVVLTKSPDNILCYATILHPRAALTAASCVHGKATGDILAVAGVWKLKERTQSQHRMASIHIHPQFSADDLANDLAILHWKRPLRLHTNVYSACLADPHVGDECYFVGWGGYDQALKERPQWQRATIQRTCDDKVSSPEVNLPTNAFCASVETRGTVTGVGGPLLCRTGDRVSAVGVAVYRENVVVLLPAFEWATSALRELQIN